A genomic window from Microvirga sp. TS319 includes:
- a CDS encoding efflux RND transporter periplasmic adaptor subunit, whose product MKISRVLLVLVLLLAVAAAYWRFARPPQVTTVAPGRGDAAEIVYATGVVEPRTWAKVTPLLRERIVELCNCEGETVEKGAVLARLDDRQAQATLAELRARQKSSAADYDRMAALVERRVASEQALDRARSDLGQVQALIAGQETRLESYVLRAPMNGVVLRQDGEVGEVAEPGTVLFWVGEPKPLWVVADVNEEDIPRVAVGQRAVLKSDAFPDRILEAHVDSVTPKGDPVAKTYRVRLALPDTTPLRIGMTVEVNVVARVSANALLVPTNALRGSTLVVVQNGTARRRDVTIGIRGASRTQVLSGLDETERVIVPFPEDLADGATVTEKRG is encoded by the coding sequence TTGAAGATCTCCCGCGTGCTCCTCGTCCTCGTACTGCTTCTGGCGGTCGCAGCGGCGTATTGGCGCTTCGCCCGACCTCCGCAAGTCACAACGGTCGCGCCCGGTCGCGGCGACGCGGCGGAGATCGTCTACGCCACGGGCGTGGTGGAGCCGCGCACCTGGGCCAAGGTGACGCCCCTGTTGCGGGAGCGGATCGTGGAGCTGTGCAATTGCGAGGGCGAGACCGTGGAGAAGGGCGCCGTGCTCGCCCGCCTCGACGACCGGCAGGCGCAGGCGACCCTCGCCGAGCTGCGCGCAAGGCAGAAATCGAGCGCAGCGGATTACGACCGTATGGCCGCCCTGGTGGAGCGCAGGGTCGCCAGCGAGCAGGCTCTCGACCGGGCCCGCAGCGATCTCGGCCAAGTCCAGGCCCTCATCGCGGGCCAGGAGACGCGCCTCGAATCCTACGTGCTCCGGGCCCCCATGAACGGTGTCGTCCTGCGCCAGGATGGCGAGGTGGGCGAAGTGGCCGAGCCCGGCACGGTTCTGTTCTGGGTCGGCGAGCCCAAGCCCCTCTGGGTGGTGGCGGACGTCAACGAGGAGGACATCCCGCGCGTCGCGGTGGGGCAGCGCGCCGTCCTGAAGTCCGATGCCTTTCCGGACCGGATCCTGGAGGCGCACGTGGATTCCGTCACGCCGAAGGGCGATCCCGTGGCCAAGACCTATCGCGTGCGCCTCGCCCTACCGGATACGACGCCGCTGCGCATCGGCATGACGGTCGAGGTGAACGTGGTCGCGCGGGTCTCCGCCAACGCGCTGCTGGTACCGACCAACGCCTTGCGCGGTTCGACCCTCGTCGTGGTGCAGAACGGCACGGCCCGGCGACGCGACGTGACGATCGGGATCCGCGGAGCAAGCCGCACGCAGGTCCTGTCCGGTCTCGATGAAACGGAGCGGGTGATCGTGCCGTTTCCGGAGGATCTCGCGGATGGCGCGACGGTAACGGAAAAGAGAGGCTAG
- the rimP gene encoding ribosome maturation factor RimP, protein MTNERDKRLITENGVAARVAAIVEPVIEGLGFNLVRVKVTGTNGCTVQIMAERPDGTMSVDDCETVSRAISPVLDLEDPISTAYYLEVSSPGIDRPLVRASDFERWTGHDAKIEMAVPLDGRKRFRGFLRGVEDGKLVVELPDVKEGLEPIARLPLTDLGEAHLVLTDDLIRESLRRGTAPTTDELDEDTDVVEVPEARNPSETKPN, encoded by the coding sequence ATGACGAACGAACGCGACAAGCGGCTGATTACGGAGAACGGCGTTGCTGCCCGGGTGGCCGCGATCGTCGAGCCCGTGATCGAGGGCCTGGGCTTCAACCTCGTGCGGGTGAAGGTCACCGGCACGAACGGCTGCACCGTGCAGATCATGGCCGAACGGCCGGACGGCACCATGTCGGTGGACGATTGCGAGACGGTGAGCCGCGCGATTTCACCGGTTCTTGATCTCGAAGATCCGATCTCGACGGCGTATTATCTCGAGGTCTCCTCGCCGGGGATCGACCGTCCGCTGGTGCGAGCGAGCGATTTCGAGCGCTGGACCGGGCACGACGCGAAGATCGAGATGGCCGTGCCGCTGGACGGCCGCAAGCGTTTCCGGGGCTTTCTCCGGGGCGTGGAGGACGGAAAGCTCGTGGTCGAGCTTCCGGACGTGAAGGAGGGCCTGGAGCCCATCGCGCGTCTGCCTCTGACCGACCTGGGCGAGGCCCATCTCGTCCTGACGGACGACCTGATTCGTGAATCGCTGCGCCGGGGAACCGCGCCGACCACGGACGAACTGGATGAAGATACGGATGTGGTGGAAGTGCCGGAGGCGCGCAACCCGTCCGAGACAAAACCGAATTAA
- the nusA gene encoding transcription termination factor NusA, whose translation MAVSANRLELLQIADAVAREKVIDKQIVLDAMADAIAKAARSRYGAETDIHAEINPKTGELRLSRHLLVVEDGAMENDSREITLSEARSRHNPAAQVGDVIADTLPPFDFGRIAAQSAKQVIVQKVRDAERDRQYQEYKDRIGDIVNGAVKRVEYGNVIVDLGRGEAIIRRDELIPRETFRPGDRIRAYLFDVRRETRGPQIFLSRTHPQFMAKLFASEVPEIYDGIVTVQAVARDPGSRAKIAVISRDSSIDPVGACVGMRGSRVQAVVGELQGEKIDIIPWSPDQATFIVNALQPAEVVKVVLDEDADRIEVVVPDDQLSLAIGRRGQNVRLASQLTGWDIDILTEAEESERRQKEFAERTDLFMNALDVDEVVGQLLASEGFRSVEEIAYVDSAEVASIEGFDEDTAAEIQTRAQEYIARIEAENEARRKELGVADELKEIDGITTAMLVAFGENDIKSVEDLAGCATDDLVGWTEGKGAEATRYKGALDGFDVSRTEAEAMVMAARVKAGWIEQPEETVETEGSADEAETEAQPS comes from the coding sequence ATGGCTGTGAGCGCCAACAGGCTTGAGCTTCTGCAGATCGCCGATGCGGTCGCGCGTGAGAAAGTGATCGACAAGCAGATCGTGCTTGACGCCATGGCGGACGCCATCGCGAAGGCCGCGCGCTCCCGCTACGGCGCCGAGACCGACATCCACGCCGAGATCAACCCGAAAACGGGCGAGCTACGCCTGTCGCGCCACCTCCTCGTGGTTGAGGACGGGGCGATGGAGAACGATTCCCGCGAGATCACCCTCTCGGAGGCCCGGTCCCGCCACAACCCGGCGGCTCAGGTGGGCGACGTGATCGCCGACACCCTGCCGCCCTTCGATTTCGGCCGCATCGCGGCCCAGTCGGCCAAGCAGGTGATCGTGCAGAAGGTGCGCGACGCCGAGCGCGACCGCCAGTACCAGGAATACAAGGACCGGATCGGCGACATCGTGAACGGCGCGGTCAAGCGCGTCGAATACGGCAACGTCATCGTCGATCTCGGCCGCGGCGAGGCGATCATCCGCCGCGACGAGCTGATCCCGCGCGAGACGTTCCGTCCGGGCGACCGCATCCGCGCCTATCTCTTCGACGTGCGCCGCGAGACGCGCGGACCGCAGATCTTCCTGTCCCGCACGCATCCGCAATTCATGGCGAAGCTCTTCGCCTCGGAAGTGCCGGAGATCTACGACGGAATCGTCACCGTTCAGGCCGTGGCCCGCGATCCGGGCTCCCGCGCCAAGATCGCCGTGATCTCGCGCGATTCGTCCATCGACCCGGTCGGCGCCTGCGTCGGCATGCGCGGCTCCCGCGTCCAGGCGGTCGTCGGCGAGCTTCAGGGCGAGAAGATCGACATCATTCCGTGGTCTCCCGACCAGGCGACCTTCATCGTCAACGCGCTGCAGCCGGCCGAAGTGGTCAAGGTGGTGCTCGACGAGGACGCCGACCGCATCGAAGTGGTGGTTCCGGACGATCAGCTCTCGCTCGCCATCGGCCGTCGCGGCCAGAACGTGCGTCTGGCCTCGCAGCTCACCGGCTGGGACATCGACATTCTCACCGAGGCCGAGGAATCCGAGCGCCGTCAGAAGGAATTCGCCGAGCGCACCGATCTGTTCATGAACGCCCTCGACGTGGACGAGGTGGTGGGTCAGCTTCTCGCCTCCGAAGGCTTCCGCTCGGTCGAGGAAATCGCCTACGTGGATTCCGCCGAAGTCGCCTCCATCGAGGGCTTCGACGAGGACACCGCCGCCGAGATCCAGACGCGCGCCCAGGAATACATCGCCCGCATCGAGGCCGAGAACGAGGCCCGCCGCAAGGAACTGGGCGTCGCCGACGAATTGAAGGAGATCGACGGCATCACCACGGCGATGCTGGTGGCCTTCGGCGAGAACGACATCAAGTCGGTCGAGGACCTGGCCGGCTGCGCCACCGACGATCTCGTCGGCTGGACGGAGGGCAAAGGAGCCGAAGCGACCCGCTACAAGGGCGCTCTCGACGGCTTCGACGTATCCCGCACCGAGGCGGAGGCCATGGTCATGGCCGCCCGCGTGAAGGCAGGCTGGATCGAGCAGCCTGAAGAAACCGTAGAGACCGAGGGATCGGCCGACGAGGCCGAGACCGAGGCTCAGCCGTCTTAA
- a CDS encoding RNA-binding protein gives MPRHEPERTCIITREAQGPAGLIRFVLGPDRQVVPDLRHKLPGRGVWVTARADMVDEAVKRRLFSRAFKTEAKAPETLSRDIEHLLRDDVRQGLALANKAGCVITGFQKVESAITDKPIVALIHAAEAAEDGRRKLANPLRKRLGGAISSFPVIQVLSNDELDLALGRSHVIHAALVAGAGSDGFLNRWHRYRTFCGIGADPSGLGNETGEPTILKPAGTLAE, from the coding sequence GTGCCGCGGCATGAACCGGAGCGCACCTGCATCATCACCCGCGAGGCGCAAGGCCCCGCGGGGCTGATCCGCTTTGTCCTCGGGCCCGACCGACAGGTCGTGCCCGACCTCCGGCACAAGCTGCCCGGCCGCGGGGTCTGGGTCACGGCCCGAGCCGACATGGTGGACGAGGCCGTCAAGCGCCGCCTCTTCTCCCGCGCCTTCAAGACGGAAGCGAAAGCTCCGGAGACCCTCTCCCGGGACATCGAGCATCTGCTCCGGGACGACGTGCGACAGGGTCTCGCACTCGCCAACAAGGCAGGCTGCGTCATCACCGGCTTCCAGAAAGTCGAGTCGGCCATCACGGATAAGCCCATCGTTGCCCTTATTCATGCCGCAGAGGCGGCTGAAGATGGGCGAAGAAAATTGGCGAACCCGTTGCGAAAACGCCTCGGCGGGGCAATATCTAGCTTTCCGGTCATCCAAGTATTGTCAAATGACGAATTGGATTTGGCATTAGGCCGGTCACATGTGATACATGCTGCCCTCGTCGCGGGCGCTGGGAGCGACGGCTTTCTGAACCGCTGGCATCGTTACCGCACTTTCTGCGGCATCGGAGCCGATCCATCTGGCCTCGGAAACGAGACCGGCGAACCCACGATTTTGAAACCCGCAGGAACATTAGCGGAATGA